From a single Micromonospora pallida genomic region:
- a CDS encoding acyl-CoA carboxylase subunit beta: MTLDGEALEQLRKRARAGGADKYHAANAAKGKLFARERVALLVDEGSFVEDGLYANALAEGLPADGVVTGTATIDGRQVCLMANDSTVKAGSWGARTVEKIIRIIERAYETSVPMVYLVDSAGARITDQVDLFPGRRGAGKIFWNQVRASGAIPQVCALFGPSAAGGAYIPAFCDVVAMVEGNASMYLGSDRMVEMVTGEKTTLEAMGGAKVHCAESGVGHFLCKNEAEALDVVKRYLSYLPANWTQRPPAAPAVEASAKVDLAALVPASERQAFDMRRYVKGLLDDGSFFEIQALWARELTIGFGRLNGEVVGVVGNNSMFKGGVLFVDSADKATRFVQLCDAFNVPLLFLSDVPGFMVGSAVEKQGIIRHGAKMITAISEATVPKICVVVRKAYGAGLYAMAGPGFEPDATIALPTAKIAVMGAEAAVNAVYANKIAAIEDETERAAFVAAKREEYERDIDVVRLASELVIDAIVEPHELRAELVRRFTAARSKERHFSRRRHGVTPV, translated from the coding sequence GTGACGCTCGACGGTGAGGCACTGGAGCAGCTCCGCAAGCGGGCCCGGGCCGGCGGCGCGGACAAGTACCACGCGGCCAACGCGGCCAAGGGCAAGCTCTTCGCCCGGGAGCGGGTCGCGCTCCTGGTGGACGAGGGGTCCTTCGTCGAGGACGGGCTGTACGCCAACGCGCTGGCCGAGGGACTGCCGGCGGACGGCGTGGTCACCGGCACCGCCACGATCGACGGCCGGCAGGTCTGCCTGATGGCGAACGACTCCACGGTCAAGGCCGGAAGCTGGGGCGCGCGTACCGTCGAGAAGATCATCCGGATCATCGAGCGGGCGTACGAGACCAGCGTGCCCATGGTGTACCTGGTCGACTCGGCCGGCGCGCGGATCACCGACCAGGTCGACCTCTTCCCCGGCCGGCGGGGCGCCGGCAAGATCTTCTGGAACCAGGTCCGGGCCTCCGGCGCCATTCCGCAGGTCTGCGCGCTGTTCGGGCCGAGCGCCGCCGGTGGGGCGTACATCCCGGCGTTCTGCGACGTGGTCGCGATGGTCGAGGGCAACGCCAGCATGTACCTCGGCTCCGACCGGATGGTCGAGATGGTCACCGGGGAGAAGACCACGCTGGAGGCGATGGGCGGGGCCAAGGTGCACTGCGCCGAGTCCGGCGTCGGGCACTTCCTCTGCAAGAACGAGGCCGAGGCGCTCGACGTGGTCAAGCGCTACCTGTCGTACCTGCCGGCGAACTGGACGCAGCGCCCGCCGGCCGCACCCGCCGTCGAGGCGTCCGCCAAGGTCGACCTGGCCGCGCTCGTGCCGGCGAGCGAGCGGCAGGCGTTCGACATGCGCCGGTACGTCAAGGGTCTGCTCGACGACGGCTCCTTCTTCGAGATCCAGGCGCTCTGGGCCAGGGAGCTGACCATCGGCTTCGGCCGGCTGAACGGCGAGGTCGTCGGGGTCGTCGGCAACAACTCGATGTTCAAGGGCGGAGTGCTCTTCGTCGACTCGGCCGACAAGGCGACCCGGTTCGTGCAGCTCTGCGACGCGTTCAACGTGCCGCTGCTCTTCCTCTCCGACGTGCCCGGGTTCATGGTCGGCAGTGCGGTGGAGAAGCAGGGCATCATCCGGCACGGCGCGAAGATGATCACGGCGATCTCCGAGGCGACCGTACCGAAGATCTGCGTGGTGGTGCGCAAGGCGTACGGCGCGGGCCTCTACGCGATGGCCGGTCCCGGATTCGAGCCGGACGCGACGATCGCTTTGCCCACCGCGAAGATCGCGGTGATGGGCGCGGAGGCTGCCGTGAACGCGGTCTACGCCAACAAGATCGCCGCTATCGAGGACGAGACCGAGCGGGCCGCCTTCGTCGCCGCGAAGCGCGAGGAGTACGAGCGGGACATCGATGTCGTCCGGCTCGCCAGCGAACTGGTGATCGACGCGATCGTGGAGCCGCACGAACTGCGGGCCGAGCTGGTCCGCCGGTTCACCGCCGCGCGGAGCAAGGAGCGGCACTTCTCCCGGCGTCGGCACGGCGTCACCCCGGTCTGA
- a CDS encoding imidazolonepropionase-like domain-containing protein: MATTVHAATLLRHEPDGEPAAGWAVVVTGDRIAAVGPLDDLLGAYPGARVRRWAGTLGPGRVHDGPLPPAPTPRERVHALFQLGATAVLATHLDEPGLRAVLDRSEVAVLTAPGPVTLAPGGRADLAVLADDGRCVATVVAGRLVHRRA, translated from the coding sequence ATGGCGACCACCGTCCACGCGGCTACCCTGCTGCGCCACGAACCCGACGGCGAACCGGCGGCGGGGTGGGCCGTGGTGGTGACCGGGGACCGGATCGCCGCCGTCGGGCCGCTCGACGACCTACTCGGGGCGTACCCGGGGGCGCGGGTACGGCGGTGGGCCGGCACGCTCGGTCCGGGGCGGGTGCACGACGGGCCGCTCCCACCGGCTCCGACGCCCCGCGAGCGGGTGCACGCGCTGTTTCAGCTCGGGGCGACCGCCGTGCTCGCCACCCACCTCGACGAGCCCGGTCTGCGAGCCGTGCTGGACCGGAGCGAGGTGGCCGTGCTGACCGCCCCCGGACCGGTGACGCTGGCCCCGGGCGGCCGGGCCGACCTGGCCGTCCTGGCCGACGACGGCCGGTGCGTCGCCACCGTGGTCGCCGGGCGGCTGGTGCACCGGCGCGCCTGA
- a CDS encoding TetR/AcrR family transcriptional regulator translates to MTVEQQAAQGGTNGTTGTGRRRSRRDEILDIAVGLFAARGYHGVSMDNIGAAAGVTGPALYHHFANKEAMLAAALIPVSEGLLAGGRERAAGQSDDPRAVLESLIDFHVDFALAHPAVIALHLNELDRLPDEPRRTIRRLQRLYVEEWVNVLTVLHPGLPDGEARVLAHAAFGLMNSTPFLGGEVDRLRRAELLRGATLGALLARTDS, encoded by the coding sequence GTGACGGTGGAGCAACAGGCGGCACAGGGCGGGACGAACGGTACGACGGGCACGGGCCGGCGACGGTCCCGCCGGGACGAGATCCTGGACATCGCGGTTGGTCTCTTCGCCGCCCGGGGTTACCACGGCGTCTCGATGGACAACATCGGGGCGGCGGCCGGGGTGACCGGGCCGGCTCTCTACCACCACTTCGCCAACAAGGAGGCGATGCTGGCCGCGGCCCTGATCCCGGTCAGCGAGGGGCTGCTCGCGGGCGGCCGGGAACGGGCCGCCGGGCAGTCCGACGACCCGCGTGCCGTACTGGAGTCGTTGATCGACTTCCACGTCGACTTCGCGCTGGCCCATCCGGCGGTGATCGCGCTGCACCTGAACGAGCTGGACCGCCTCCCGGACGAGCCCCGGCGGACGATCCGCCGGTTGCAGCGCCTCTACGTCGAGGAATGGGTGAACGTGCTGACCGTGCTCCACCCCGGCCTGCCCGACGGGGAGGCCCGGGTGCTCGCTCACGCCGCGTTCGGTCTGATGAACTCGACGCCCTTCCTCGGCGGCGAGGTGGACCGGCTTCGTCGGGCCGAGCTGTTGCGCGGTGCGACGCTCGGTGCCCTGCTCGCGCGGACCGACTCGTAG
- a CDS encoding MarR family winged helix-turn-helix transcriptional regulator: MTKNVMDDPRITAVGLLVEAHAGLLARFATQYEENGLSAVEFEVLTRLARSPANQLRMTDLAAQTSLSTSGVTRVVDRMERDGLVCRRACASDRRSSYAVVTRSGLDRLNKTLPGHLMIIDQWFTGQLEPAELAALLHALRKVRDAVHPGATAGSQDSAPDDAAPMKPEQPAIHAGRR; encoded by the coding sequence GTGACCAAGAACGTCATGGACGACCCTCGAATCACCGCTGTCGGCCTGCTCGTCGAGGCACATGCCGGCCTGTTGGCCCGATTCGCCACCCAGTACGAGGAGAACGGCCTCTCCGCCGTCGAGTTCGAAGTGCTCACCCGACTCGCCCGGTCCCCCGCCAACCAACTGCGAATGACCGACCTGGCCGCGCAGACCTCGCTCTCCACCAGCGGCGTGACCCGGGTGGTGGATCGGATGGAGCGGGACGGGTTGGTCTGCCGCCGCGCCTGCGCCTCCGACCGCCGCAGTTCGTACGCGGTGGTCACCCGGTCCGGGCTGGACCGGCTCAACAAGACCCTGCCCGGCCACCTGATGATCATCGATCAGTGGTTCACCGGCCAGCTCGAGCCAGCCGAGTTGGCGGCGCTGCTGCACGCCCTCCGCAAGGTTCGCGACGCGGTTCACCCAGGGGCCACCGCAGGCAGCCAGGATTCCGCACCAGACGACGCGGCACCGATGAAACCGGAACAGCCCGCCATTCATGCCGGGCGGCGGTGA
- a CDS encoding sulfurtransferase, with product MAVPNDPNPRLQSYADPQRLVTTEWLAEHLGAEGLVVVESDEDVLLYDTGHLPGAVKVDWHLELNDQVTRDYLDARSFAELCAAKGIGRDDTVVFYGDNFNWWAAYALWVFSLFGHRDVRLLDGGRQKWIAEGRELTREKVTRPRAEYPVPTRNDAPVRAFREQVMAHVAAGRPLVDVRSPGEYTGEMLHMPDYPQEGALRGGHIPGAVSKPWKSAANEDGTFRSAEELRTIYADQLGLSADDDVIAYCRIGERSSHTWFVLRHLLGYPQVRNYDGSWTEWGNLVRAPVVRGDQPGGLNP from the coding sequence ATGGCTGTGCCGAACGACCCGAACCCCCGTCTCCAGTCGTACGCCGACCCGCAGCGTCTCGTCACCACCGAGTGGCTCGCCGAGCACCTCGGCGCCGAGGGCCTGGTCGTGGTGGAGTCCGACGAGGATGTGCTCCTCTACGACACCGGCCACCTCCCCGGTGCGGTCAAGGTCGACTGGCATCTGGAGCTGAACGACCAGGTCACCCGGGACTACCTCGACGCCAGGAGCTTCGCCGAGCTGTGTGCGGCCAAGGGCATCGGCCGGGACGACACGGTTGTCTTCTACGGGGACAACTTCAACTGGTGGGCCGCGTACGCCCTCTGGGTCTTCTCCCTCTTCGGCCACCGCGACGTCCGGCTGCTCGACGGCGGCCGGCAGAAGTGGATCGCCGAGGGGCGGGAGCTGACCAGGGAGAAGGTCACCCGTCCGCGCGCCGAGTACCCGGTGCCCACCCGGAACGACGCGCCGGTCCGGGCGTTCCGCGAGCAGGTGATGGCGCACGTGGCGGCCGGTCGGCCGCTGGTCGACGTCCGGTCCCCGGGCGAGTACACCGGCGAGATGCTGCACATGCCGGACTACCCGCAGGAGGGCGCGCTGCGTGGCGGACACATCCCCGGCGCGGTGAGCAAGCCGTGGAAGTCGGCGGCGAACGAGGACGGGACGTTCCGCTCGGCCGAGGAACTGCGCACGATCTACGCCGACCAGCTCGGGCTGAGCGCGGACGACGACGTGATCGCGTACTGCCGGATCGGCGAGCGATCCAGCCACACCTGGTTCGTGCTGCGGCACCTGCTCGGCTATCCGCAGGTGCGCAACTACGACGGCTCGTGGACCGAGTGGGGCAACCTGGTCCGGGCTCCCGTCGTCCGGGGCGACCAGCCCGGCGGCCTCAACCCGTGA
- a CDS encoding acyl-CoA dehydrogenase family protein: protein MDFRLTEEQEALRESVRDFARDVVAPVIAEHYERHTFPYEVIRQMGKMGLFGLPFPEDYGGMGGDYFALCLALEELARVDSSVAITLEAAVSLGAMPIYRFGTEEQKRKWLPKLLSGEALAGFGLTEPGFGSDAGGTQTRAVLDEATNEWVINGSKAFITNSGTDITVLVTVTAVTGTRPDGSKELSTIIVPSGTPGFTVAPGYSKVGWNASDTHELTFDDCRVPAENLLGEQGRGFAQFLRILDEGRIAIAALAVGLAQGCVDESVKYARERHAFGQPIGNYQAIQFKIADMEMKAHTARLAYYDAAARMTAGEPFKRQAAIAKLHASTVAVDNAREATQIHGGYGFMNEYPVARFWRDSKILEIGEGTSEVQRMIIARDLGM, encoded by the coding sequence ATGGACTTCCGGCTCACCGAGGAGCAAGAGGCGCTACGGGAAAGCGTCCGGGACTTCGCCCGGGACGTGGTCGCGCCGGTCATCGCCGAACACTACGAGCGGCACACCTTCCCGTACGAGGTGATCCGCCAGATGGGCAAGATGGGGCTGTTCGGGCTCCCCTTCCCCGAGGATTACGGCGGCATGGGGGGCGACTACTTCGCACTCTGCCTCGCCCTGGAGGAGCTGGCCCGGGTCGACTCGAGCGTGGCGATCACCCTGGAGGCGGCGGTTTCGCTCGGCGCGATGCCGATCTACCGGTTCGGCACCGAGGAGCAGAAGCGGAAGTGGCTGCCGAAGCTGCTCAGCGGCGAGGCGCTGGCCGGCTTCGGCCTGACCGAGCCGGGCTTCGGCTCGGACGCCGGGGGCACCCAGACCCGGGCGGTGCTGGACGAGGCCACCAACGAGTGGGTGATCAACGGCTCGAAGGCGTTCATCACCAACTCGGGCACCGACATCACCGTGCTGGTTACCGTCACCGCGGTCACCGGCACCCGACCGGACGGCTCGAAGGAGCTGTCGACGATCATCGTCCCGTCCGGCACGCCCGGGTTCACCGTCGCGCCCGGGTACTCCAAGGTCGGCTGGAACGCCTCGGACACCCACGAACTGACCTTCGACGACTGTCGGGTGCCGGCGGAGAACCTGCTCGGCGAGCAGGGCCGGGGCTTCGCCCAGTTCCTGCGGATCCTGGACGAGGGGCGGATCGCCATCGCCGCGCTCGCCGTCGGCCTCGCCCAGGGCTGCGTCGACGAGTCGGTCAAGTACGCGCGGGAGCGCCACGCGTTCGGCCAGCCGATCGGCAACTACCAGGCGATCCAGTTCAAGATCGCCGACATGGAGATGAAGGCGCACACCGCCCGGCTGGCGTACTACGACGCGGCGGCGCGGATGACCGCCGGTGAACCGTTCAAGCGCCAGGCGGCCATCGCCAAGCTGCACGCCAGCACCGTGGCGGTGGACAACGCCCGGGAGGCCACCCAGATCCACGGCGGGTACGGATTCATGAACGAATACCCGGTCGCCCGGTTCTGGCGGGACAGCAAGATCCTGGAAATCGGCGAGGGCACCAGCGAGGTCCAGCGGATGATCATCGCCCGCGACCTGGGCATGTGA
- a CDS encoding acetyl-CoA carboxylase biotin carboxylase subunit has protein sequence MIESLLVANRGEIARRIIRTAKRLGIRTVAVHSEADAGLPFVTEADEAVCVGPANPAQSYRNAEAIIAAAKSTGAQAIHPGYGFLSENADFARTVEANGLIWVGPGADAITAMGDKINARNLMAAAGVPVAPGTTDPAADLDAAVAAAAEIGYPVMVKAAAGGGGMGMGVAADEAALRTEYDKVRGFAERMFGDGSVLIERYFPRVRHVEVQILGLADGRVVALGERECSVQRRNQKLVEESPSPAVFPELRERFLAAAVRAGEAVGYRNAGTVECLLDPATNEFFFLEMNTRLQVEHPVTELVYGVDLVEEQLRVAAGLAPTFDPDALTPRGHAIELRINAEDPKRFLPGPGTVSIWTEPTGEGVRVDSGYVAGNTVTPFYDSLMAKLIVFGADRAEAIGRARAAVAGFEVVGPKCNLPFFAELLENAEFVSGDYDTGIVGRMR, from the coding sequence ATGATCGAGTCGCTGCTGGTCGCCAACCGCGGTGAGATCGCCCGCCGGATCATCCGTACCGCGAAGCGGCTCGGGATCCGGACGGTGGCGGTCCACTCGGAGGCCGACGCGGGGCTCCCGTTCGTCACCGAGGCGGACGAGGCGGTGTGCGTGGGACCGGCCAACCCGGCCCAGAGCTACCGCAACGCCGAGGCGATCATCGCCGCGGCCAAGTCCACCGGTGCCCAGGCGATCCACCCCGGCTACGGCTTCCTGTCGGAGAACGCCGACTTCGCCCGTACCGTCGAGGCGAACGGGCTGATCTGGGTCGGGCCCGGCGCGGACGCGATCACCGCGATGGGCGACAAGATCAACGCCCGGAACCTGATGGCGGCGGCCGGCGTGCCGGTCGCGCCCGGCACCACCGACCCGGCGGCCGACCTCGACGCGGCGGTGGCCGCGGCGGCGGAGATCGGCTACCCGGTGATGGTCAAGGCCGCAGCCGGCGGCGGTGGCATGGGCATGGGCGTGGCGGCCGACGAGGCCGCGCTGCGCACCGAGTACGACAAGGTGCGCGGCTTCGCCGAGCGGATGTTCGGCGACGGCTCGGTGCTCATCGAGCGGTACTTCCCCCGGGTCCGCCACGTGGAGGTGCAGATCCTCGGCCTGGCCGACGGTCGGGTGGTCGCCCTCGGCGAGCGGGAGTGCTCGGTACAGCGACGCAACCAGAAGCTGGTCGAGGAGTCGCCGTCCCCGGCGGTCTTCCCGGAGCTGCGGGAACGGTTCCTCGCCGCAGCGGTTCGGGCCGGCGAGGCGGTCGGCTACCGCAACGCGGGCACGGTTGAGTGCCTCCTGGATCCCGCTACGAACGAGTTCTTCTTTTTGGAGATGAACACCCGGCTCCAGGTCGAGCATCCGGTCACCGAGCTGGTCTACGGCGTCGACCTGGTCGAGGAGCAGCTCCGCGTCGCCGCCGGCCTCGCGCCGACCTTCGACCCGGACGCGCTCACGCCGCGCGGGCACGCCATCGAGCTGCGGATCAACGCCGAGGACCCGAAGCGATTCCTGCCCGGTCCGGGCACGGTCAGCATCTGGACCGAGCCGACCGGTGAGGGCGTACGGGTCGACTCCGGCTACGTTGCCGGCAACACGGTCACGCCGTTCTACGACTCGCTGATGGCGAAGCTGATCGTCTTCGGTGCGGACCGGGCCGAGGCGATCGGCCGGGCGCGTGCCGCGGTGGCCGGCTTCGAGGTCGTCGGCCCGAAGTGCAACCTGCCCTTCTTCGCCGAACTGCTGGAGAACGCCGAGTTCGTCTCCGGCGACTACGACACCGGCATCGTCGGCCGCATGCGCTGA
- a CDS encoding hydroxymethylglutaryl-CoA lyase produces the protein MPDFVSIREVGPRDGLQNEEPIPTDAKVRLLDALSSTGVRRIEAVSFVHPKAIPQMADADEVWQRVARAPGVRYSALVPNSRGAQRALDAGFGEIEVVVSVSDTHNRRNVNRSTGESLDDIAELIDLLHGAGAQAEVVVATSFGCPYEGDVDPRRVAAIIDRVVADGADRVAFGDTTGMATPRRVRELLTEVRDRHAHIPVLLHFHNTRGTALANMLTALDLGVTEFDTSVGGLGGCPYAPGASGNLATEEAVHMLHDMGIDTGIDLDALLEVAELAERLVGRQLPSGVLRAGPRTRLTPLPTP, from the coding sequence ATGCCAGACTTCGTGTCGATCCGCGAGGTCGGGCCGCGCGACGGGCTCCAGAACGAGGAGCCGATTCCGACCGACGCCAAGGTGCGGCTGCTCGACGCCCTCTCCAGCACCGGCGTACGGCGGATCGAGGCGGTCTCGTTCGTACACCCGAAAGCGATCCCGCAGATGGCCGACGCCGACGAGGTGTGGCAGCGGGTGGCGCGGGCACCCGGGGTGCGCTACTCCGCCCTGGTGCCGAACAGCCGGGGCGCGCAGCGCGCCCTCGACGCCGGGTTCGGCGAGATCGAGGTGGTCGTGTCGGTGAGCGACACGCACAACCGGCGCAACGTCAACCGCTCCACGGGCGAGTCGCTGGACGACATCGCCGAGCTGATCGACCTGCTGCACGGGGCCGGGGCGCAGGCCGAGGTGGTCGTCGCGACCAGCTTCGGCTGCCCGTACGAGGGGGACGTCGACCCGCGCCGGGTCGCCGCCATCATCGACCGGGTGGTCGCCGACGGCGCCGACCGGGTGGCCTTCGGCGACACCACGGGCATGGCGACCCCGCGCCGGGTCCGCGAACTGCTGACCGAGGTACGGGACCGCCACGCGCACATCCCGGTGCTGCTGCACTTCCACAACACCCGAGGGACGGCGCTGGCGAACATGCTGACCGCGCTGGACCTCGGGGTCACCGAGTTCGACACCAGCGTCGGCGGTCTGGGCGGTTGCCCGTACGCGCCGGGGGCCAGCGGCAACCTGGCCACCGAGGAGGCGGTGCACATGCTGCACGACATGGGCATCGACACGGGCATCGACCTGGACGCCCTGCTGGAGGTGGCGGAGTTGGCGGAGCGTCTGGTCGGTCGTCAGCTTCCCTCCGGCGTCCTCCGCGCCGGCCCCCGTACCCGCCTGACTCCCCTCCCCACCCCCTGA
- a CDS encoding ATP-binding protein, with protein sequence MTPDQRRSRSSDSGPALPALLRGHRLAVGLTQAELATRAGIGVRTVRDLERGRSSRPQRTTVDLLADALRLGDADRAAFLTAARRRVTAEPPVGAAAVASPATVAPGTTTPGGIAPATVASPTTSVPVARSGMEETDPLGELSVDLPPPVDLIGRDHDLAELTRLLGRDRGTPVVSLVGLAGVGKSALALAVTRQVADQYPGGIAGVLVGEGSDASCVLSAAAAVFGVTGPAELVARLTGVPTLLLVDAVERAPEAVAEALDRLVRVLPELRVLTTGRHPVGLPGERVWPVPPLDVPPDDKAGPDPRALADHPAVRLFTDRLAQVRREPPTPEELPALAALVRRLGGLPLAIELMAARGRILDLNELLDRYGDRVLDLAAPPPPGEAVAVTLREAVAASYRLLAPDEQAALRRLAAFRNRWSVGLAEEMLAGDGTAGPADPVPLLDRFLELGLLSVRGAGSFRFRLLDAVRDFATEQLVAAGEETRVRRRHAQIVLRLVNRTEPELTGTRMIGALHRLDELTSDIVAALTHASGDDPHTALRLAAGLSRWLRLRGRDEAGRQWLRRLLADPRTADADPAVRASAALGLARLTTVHGVGPVDVPAVRDALAVFRRLGDVAGELDAYGVLCTLLICAGANDEAREQAEAMLAVARRHDRVRDMAVAQRSLAWHDVRAGDLGAARRRLAAVDRLAGRCGEQRIRVLARGDLAEVIRLEGRYADAVEHGRWTVAALAELGESGYRRRVLGTVGLALAQDGRLVEAGEVLAELRATVPAQWVPEHVEDGCCALLEATIALNRGDREWAAEWFAAAAEAVGRGRRSAVEALVGLAASTGDVALLDQLDQACRKNGIRLLPQEETLLYALTAARS encoded by the coding sequence ATGACTCCCGATCAACGTCGTTCGCGGAGTTCGGACAGTGGCCCGGCCCTGCCGGCCCTGCTGCGCGGGCACCGGCTCGCCGTTGGCCTCACCCAGGCCGAACTGGCGACCCGGGCCGGTATCGGCGTGCGGACCGTCCGTGACCTGGAGCGGGGTCGGTCGTCCCGACCGCAACGGACCACCGTGGACCTGCTCGCCGACGCACTGCGGCTGGGCGACGCGGACCGGGCAGCCTTCCTGACCGCCGCCCGCCGCCGGGTGACGGCCGAACCGCCCGTGGGAGCAGCCGCTGTGGCCTCGCCGGCCACGGTGGCGCCCGGCACGACAACGCCCGGCGGGATCGCGCCAGCCACCGTGGCGTCCCCGACGACCTCCGTGCCGGTCGCCCGCTCCGGCATGGAGGAGACCGACCCGCTCGGCGAACTGTCGGTGGACCTGCCACCCCCGGTCGACCTGATCGGTCGGGATCACGACCTCGCCGAGCTGACCAGACTGCTCGGCCGGGACCGGGGCACCCCCGTGGTCAGTCTGGTGGGACTGGCCGGCGTCGGGAAGTCGGCGCTCGCCCTGGCGGTCACCCGCCAGGTGGCCGACCAGTACCCCGGCGGCATCGCCGGTGTCCTGGTCGGTGAGGGCTCCGACGCCAGTTGCGTGCTCTCCGCGGCGGCGGCGGTATTCGGCGTCACCGGTCCGGCCGAACTCGTCGCCCGGCTCACCGGTGTTCCGACGCTGCTCCTCGTCGACGCCGTGGAGCGGGCGCCAGAGGCGGTGGCCGAAGCCCTGGACCGGCTGGTCCGGGTCCTGCCCGAGCTGCGGGTGCTGACCACCGGCCGGCACCCGGTCGGCCTGCCCGGTGAGCGGGTCTGGCCGGTGCCCCCACTCGACGTGCCGCCGGACGACAAGGCCGGGCCGGATCCACGGGCGCTGGCCGACCACCCGGCGGTGCGGCTTTTCACCGACCGGCTGGCCCAGGTACGCCGGGAGCCGCCGACCCCGGAGGAACTGCCAGCCCTCGCCGCGCTGGTCCGTCGCCTCGGCGGGCTGCCGTTGGCCATCGAGCTGATGGCGGCCCGGGGCCGGATCCTCGACCTCAACGAGCTGCTGGACCGGTACGGTGACCGGGTTCTCGACCTGGCCGCGCCGCCGCCCCCGGGGGAGGCGGTCGCGGTGACCCTGCGGGAGGCGGTCGCCGCCAGCTACCGTCTGCTCGCGCCGGACGAGCAGGCGGCCCTGCGCCGCCTTGCCGCGTTCCGCAACCGGTGGTCCGTGGGGCTGGCCGAGGAGATGCTTGCCGGGGACGGGACGGCGGGACCCGCCGATCCGGTACCGCTGCTGGACCGGTTTCTCGAACTCGGGCTGTTGAGCGTCCGGGGCGCCGGATCGTTCCGGTTCCGGCTGCTCGACGCGGTGCGGGACTTCGCCACCGAGCAACTGGTCGCGGCCGGCGAGGAGACCCGGGTCCGACGCCGGCACGCCCAGATCGTCCTGCGGTTGGTGAACCGTACCGAGCCCGAGCTGACCGGCACCCGTATGATCGGCGCCCTGCACCGGCTCGACGAGCTGACCAGTGACATCGTGGCCGCCCTCACCCACGCTTCGGGCGACGACCCGCACACCGCCCTCCGCCTGGCGGCGGGGCTGTCCCGCTGGTTACGGCTGCGCGGGCGGGACGAGGCCGGCCGGCAGTGGCTGCGCCGGCTCCTGGCTGATCCGCGTACCGCCGACGCCGACCCGGCGGTGCGGGCGTCGGCGGCGCTCGGGCTGGCCCGGCTCACCACGGTGCACGGCGTGGGCCCGGTGGACGTCCCGGCGGTCCGGGACGCGCTCGCCGTCTTCCGACGCCTCGGGGACGTCGCGGGGGAACTCGACGCGTACGGCGTACTCTGCACGCTCCTGATCTGTGCCGGCGCGAACGACGAGGCCCGCGAGCAGGCGGAGGCCATGCTGGCGGTGGCCCGACGGCACGACCGGGTACGCGACATGGCGGTCGCCCAGCGCAGCCTGGCCTGGCACGACGTCCGGGCCGGCGACCTGGGTGCGGCGCGGCGGCGGCTGGCCGCGGTCGACCGGCTGGCGGGTCGGTGCGGGGAACAACGGATTCGGGTGCTGGCCCGGGGGGACCTGGCCGAGGTGATCCGCCTGGAGGGTCGGTACGCCGACGCGGTCGAGCACGGGCGGTGGACGGTGGCGGCGCTCGCCGAACTCGGTGAGTCGGGGTACCGCCGCCGGGTCCTCGGTACGGTGGGCCTGGCGCTCGCCCAGGACGGCCGGTTGGTCGAGGCGGGTGAGGTGCTGGCGGAGTTGCGGGCGACCGTACCGGCGCAGTGGGTTCCGGAACACGTGGAGGACGGCTGCTGTGCGCTCCTGGAGGCGACCATCGCGCTGAACCGGGGTGACCGGGAGTGGGCGGCGGAGTGGTTCGCGGCGGCGGCGGAGGCGGTCGGACGGGGTCGGCGCAGTGCCGTGGAGGCGCTGGTCGGGCTGGCTGCGAGCACCGGGGACGTCGCGCTGCTCGACCAACTGGACCAGGCCTGCCGGAAGAACGGGATCCGGCTGTTGCCGCAGGAGGAGACCCTGCTCTACGCCCTGACGGCGGCCCGGTCCTGA